A part of Maniola jurtina chromosome 19, ilManJurt1.1, whole genome shotgun sequence genomic DNA contains:
- the LOC123875311 gene encoding uncharacterized protein LOC123875311, giving the protein MDNESLIRLCVTAFTEEEISKAKMLLYDSVTTKKRNISRRKDGKAQRELEDIICLFKETDAESFPVFVARELHKLPPVTFDHIDATRVLKDLVILQEEIKLIKSNYVTKEMLQVHTVDMASPKCQSSPSDRSPQPPPASCFKNVNKRRGASNANISICLDSGLEGLLHMVNNKNTTHSEGEGGGATISSQLTCEGAPPGRQPLRPVPELVSTNRGSDGVCPVATMADVVRKEGDWKRRESLEEWTEVRRRRYRNRFEGKTGKAPSEQNCKFRAAETKVPLFISNVHKDTTEKDIIDYIHSNTQEVVQLEKINMKIDKGYNSYKVWVSKCKRNLYLNDTLWPEGISFRNFIYFRHSIAANSVPLQT; this is encoded by the coding sequence ATGGATAATGAAAGTTTAATTAGATTGTGTGTAACGGCTTTTACGGAGGAAGAAATATCAAAGGCTAAGATGTTATTGTATGACTCAGTAACGAcaaaaaaacgaaatatctcGCGACGGAAGGATGGAAAAGCACAAAGGGAGCTGGAAGATATTATATGTTTGTTTAAGGAGACAGATGCGGAAAGTTTTCCTGTTTTCGTGGCCCGTGAGCTCCATAAATTACCACCCGTGACATTTGACCACATAGATGCGACCCGAGTGTTAAAGGATCTGGTCATTCTGCAGGAGGAGATTAAGCTTATTAAATCCAACTATGTTACAAAAGAAATGCTGCAGGTGCATACCGTGGATATGGCTTCACCCAAATGTCAGAGCTCACCGAGTGACCGGTCACCACAGCCGCCACCGGctagttgctttaaaaatgtaaataaacgaAGAGGAGCGTCGAACGCGAACATCTCCATATGTTTGGATAGTGGGCTTGAAGGGCTGCTACACATGGTGAATAATAAGAATACTACTCATTCAGAGGGCGAGGGCGGCGGTGCCACGATTTCGTCACAACTGACGTGTGAGGGTGCGCCTCCTGGCCGTCAGCCCCTTCGGCCGGTACCGGAACTGGTCTCGACGAATCGAGGTAGTGATGGAGTGTGTCCTGTGGCTACTATGGCTGACGTGGTCCGAAAGGAAGGAGACTGGAAGCGGAGGGAGTCACTGGAGGAGTGGACGGAAGTGAGACGACGAAGGTATAGGAACCGCTTTGAAGGTAAGACTGGAAAGGCCCCTAGTGAGCAGAATTGCAAGTTTAGGGCAGCTGAGACTAAGGTGCCGTTGTTTATATCGAATGTGCATAAAGATACCACTGAAAAAGATATTATAGACTACATACATAGTAATACTCAGGAAGTAGTGCagctagaaaaaataaatatgaagatAGATAAAGGCTACAATTCATATAAAGTATGGGTGTCTAAATGCAAAAGGAATCTGTACTTAAATGATACGTTATGGCCGGAGGGGATTTCCTTccgtaattttatatattttagacaCAGTATAGCTGCGAATTCGGTTCCTTTACAAACTTAA